A genomic segment from Halorubrum depositum encodes:
- a CDS encoding ABC transporter substrate-binding protein: MDTVEHWVLDDDDRALVERLAAGLGRDAARVLAYLLLRRDNDRIERSRATSIEIRIGTGLSGKAVDDAVSRLETRDLVERATLESSGGGRPPNAWRPVRDRRETVDHVYRTHSDALLERAAAVADVDREPGERSGPRGRSGPRDGTVAGSAPEPDREIAVALNWRPNALHLPLYAALDEGAYERRGLDARLTTHRGSHRALETVLDGEADVALVGAGSVVRALAADRPVAPLAVLHQRTATVLYAIRDRFGEPFESVDQLRGRRILTTTGSETCLLARLFLSQADLLRDVDLVDADGEERDALLAGDADVATGSFADPLELEAADRTVDVLSIGDHFPIYGLTLVGPADLFDRTDDRWRRFLAGTAAGWATARTGPDPAAAAVAAETDEPASAVSDRFARAVESFGTGDAVRDEGWGWHGPATWNRLEAALEQGDLLGETP; this comes from the coding sequence ATGGACACGGTCGAACACTGGGTGCTCGACGACGACGACCGCGCGCTCGTCGAGCGGCTCGCGGCGGGGCTCGGCCGCGACGCGGCGCGGGTGCTGGCGTACCTCCTCCTGCGCCGCGACAACGACCGGATCGAACGGTCCCGGGCGACGTCGATCGAGATCCGCATCGGGACGGGACTGAGCGGGAAGGCAGTCGACGACGCCGTCTCGAGGCTCGAAACGCGGGACCTGGTCGAGCGAGCGACCCTCGAATCGTCCGGCGGCGGGCGACCGCCGAACGCGTGGCGGCCCGTCCGAGACCGCCGCGAGACCGTCGATCACGTGTACCGCACCCACTCTGACGCCCTCCTCGAGCGGGCGGCCGCAGTCGCGGACGTCGATCGGGAGCCGGGAGAGAGATCGGGCCCGCGAGGGAGATCGGGCCCGCGAGACGGAACGGTAGCGGGCTCGGCGCCCGAGCCCGACCGCGAGATCGCCGTCGCGCTCAACTGGCGCCCCAACGCGCTCCACCTCCCGCTGTACGCCGCCCTCGACGAGGGGGCGTACGAGCGACGGGGGCTCGACGCGAGACTCACCACCCATCGCGGCTCGCACCGAGCGCTCGAAACCGTTCTCGACGGGGAGGCGGACGTCGCTCTCGTCGGCGCCGGGTCCGTCGTCCGGGCGCTGGCCGCGGACCGCCCGGTCGCGCCGCTCGCCGTGCTCCACCAGCGGACCGCGACGGTGCTGTACGCGATCCGCGACCGCTTCGGCGAGCCGTTCGAGAGCGTGGATCAGCTGCGCGGACGGCGGATCCTCACCACGACGGGTTCCGAGACGTGTCTGCTCGCGAGGCTGTTCCTCTCGCAGGCCGACCTGCTCCGCGACGTCGACCTCGTCGACGCCGACGGCGAGGAGCGCGACGCGCTGCTCGCGGGCGACGCCGACGTGGCGACGGGGTCGTTCGCCGATCCGCTCGAACTGGAGGCGGCCGATCGGACGGTCGACGTCCTCTCGATCGGCGACCACTTCCCGATCTACGGGCTCACGCTCGTCGGCCCGGCGGATCTGTTCGATCGAACCGACGACCGCTGGCGGCGGTTCCTCGCGGGAACGGCGGCGGGCTGGGCGACGGCGCGGACCGGCCCCGACCCGGCGGCCGCGGCGGTGGCCGCGGAGACGGACGAGCCCGCGAGCGCCGTGAGCGACCGCTTCGCGCGGGCGGTCGAGTCGTTCGGGACGGGCGACGCGGTTCGCGACGAGGGATGGGGGTGGCACGGGCCGGCGACGTGGAACCGGCTGGAGGCCGCGCTGGAGCAGGGCGATCTGCTCGGTGAGACCCCGTGA
- a CDS encoding ABC transporter ATP-binding protein, which produces MIELDGVTVAFDDVRAVEDVDLTVEEGEFLTVVGPSGCGKTTLLRTVGGLQEPTAGRVRVNGRTTDAARSNAELGYVFQQHTLLPWKSAVDNVAFLREMAGKPADREGARRLLREVGLEGFESARPAALSGGMKQRVAIARAIHLGADLLLMDEPFGELDEITRERLGVEIRGLWRAERKTVVFVTHSVPEAVFLADRCVVMESDPGRIVETFDVDLPRPRTDEAYSSDAFQEQVAAVRSVLHEGRSASSTAGTTLTGP; this is translated from the coding sequence GTGATCGAGCTCGACGGCGTGACCGTCGCGTTCGACGACGTCCGGGCGGTCGAGGACGTCGATCTGACGGTCGAGGAGGGGGAGTTCCTCACGGTGGTCGGCCCCTCCGGCTGCGGGAAGACCACGCTGTTGCGGACCGTCGGGGGGCTTCAGGAGCCGACCGCGGGTCGCGTCCGCGTGAACGGGCGGACGACGGACGCGGCGCGATCGAACGCGGAGCTCGGGTACGTGTTCCAACAGCACACGCTGCTCCCGTGGAAGTCGGCCGTCGACAACGTCGCGTTCCTCCGGGAGATGGCGGGGAAACCGGCCGATAGGGAGGGGGCGAGACGGCTCCTCCGCGAGGTAGGGTTAGAGGGGTTCGAGAGCGCTCGCCCGGCGGCGCTGTCGGGCGGGATGAAACAGCGGGTCGCCATCGCCCGGGCGATCCACCTCGGGGCGGACCTCCTGCTCATGGACGAGCCGTTCGGCGAGCTCGACGAGATAACGCGGGAGCGGCTGGGCGTCGAGATCCGCGGGCTCTGGCGGGCCGAGCGGAAGACGGTCGTGTTCGTCACCCACAGCGTCCCGGAGGCCGTCTTCCTGGCCGACCGCTGCGTCGTCATGGAGAGCGACCCCGGCCGGATCGTCGAGACGTTCGACGTCGACCTCCCGCGGCCGCGGACCGACGAGGCGTACAGCAGCGACGCGTTCCAGGAACAGGTCGCGGCGGTCCGCAGCGTGTTACACGAGGGGCGCTCGGCGTCGTCGACGGCCGGGACGACGCTCACGGGGCCATGA
- a CDS encoding ABC transporter permease — protein MNGRVRESGSPVTAADVALPLGGLAAATGAWWALVAALDIPPYLLPPPDAVAAVILGNPGLFARNAAATAEKVSIGGSVGVAAGFLLAVSISRLPWLRRAVYPYLVTVRVLPKIAIAPLLLIYVGTGTATAVVFIGLIAFFPMVLSTAAGLDRVPAEQRDLLRSVDANPLNAFLRLELPYAVPDLFAGLKQSVTLAVIGAVVAEWIVADSGLGFIVLLASENVQVDLMLAALAVLVALGLALYGLIVVAQRRLGWTPTAD, from the coding sequence ATGAACGGCCGCGTCCGCGAGTCCGGGTCGCCGGTGACGGCGGCCGACGTGGCCCTCCCGCTCGGCGGCCTCGCGGCGGCGACCGGCGCGTGGTGGGCCCTCGTCGCCGCGCTGGATATCCCTCCGTACCTCCTCCCACCCCCGGACGCCGTCGCCGCGGTGATCCTCGGGAACCCGGGGCTGTTCGCCCGGAACGCCGCCGCGACCGCGGAGAAGGTCTCTATCGGCGGTAGCGTCGGGGTCGCCGCCGGGTTCCTCCTCGCGGTGTCGATCTCCCGGCTCCCGTGGCTCCGGCGCGCGGTGTACCCGTACCTGGTCACCGTGCGGGTGCTCCCGAAGATTGCGATCGCGCCGCTGCTGCTGATATACGTCGGCACCGGCACGGCGACCGCGGTCGTCTTCATCGGACTCATCGCGTTCTTCCCGATGGTGTTGAGCACGGCGGCGGGGCTCGATCGCGTCCCGGCCGAACAGCGGGACCTGCTGCGGTCGGTGGACGCAAACCCCTTGAACGCGTTCCTGCGGCTCGAACTGCCGTACGCCGTCCCGGACCTGTTCGCCGGGCTCAAGCAGTCGGTGACGCTCGCCGTCATCGGCGCCGTCGTCGCCGAGTGGATCGTCGCCGACAGCGGGCTCGGGTTCATCGTCCTCCTCGCCTCGGAGAACGTCCAGGTGGACCTCATGCTCGCCGCCCTCGCGGTGCTCGTCGCGCTCGGGCTCGCGCTGTACGGGCTGATAGTCGTCGCGCAACGGCGCCTCGGCTGGACGCCGACCGCCGA